In Ignavibacteria bacterium, a single window of DNA contains:
- the gmk gene encoding guanylate kinase: MLYVFSAPSGSGKTTIVKEVLKEYPEFMFSISATTRQKRKNETDKKDYFFITKEEFESKIKNDEFVEYELIYDNNYYGTLKSEVDKCLTSGKSMVFDMDVKGALSIKRIYKDKALLIFVNPPDKNTIIERLINRGTESDEYLKKRIARIDFEMKQKDQFDVVLDNFELKTAVEEAKNIIKKYKGIQNGNNNS; the protein is encoded by the coding sequence ATGTTATACGTATTTTCAGCACCGTCGGGAAGCGGCAAGACAACGATAGTAAAAGAGGTACTGAAAGAATATCCAGAGTTTATGTTTTCAATCTCAGCAACTACTAGGCAGAAAAGAAAAAACGAAACAGACAAGAAAGATTATTTCTTCATAACTAAGGAAGAGTTTGAAAGCAAGATTAAGAATGATGAGTTTGTGGAATACGAACTGATATACGATAATAATTATTACGGAACGTTAAAGAGTGAAGTTGACAAATGCCTTACTTCCGGAAAGTCGATGGTTTTTGACATGGATGTGAAGGGTGCACTTTCGATAAAGAGAATTTATAAAGACAAGGCATTGTTAATATTCGTAAATCCACCTGACAAGAATACAATAATAGAAAGACTAATAAACCGAGGAACGGAAAGCGATGAATATCTCAAGAAAAGAATTGCAAGGATAGATTTTGAAATGAAGCAGAAAGACCAGTTTGATGTTGTGCTGGACAATTTTGAATTAAAAACAGCAGTAGAAGAAGCAAAAAATATTATTAAAAAATATAAAGGAATACAAAATGGCAATAACAACAGTTGA
- a CDS encoding DNA-directed RNA polymerase subunit omega gives MAITTVDLDKFEKSAENIYEATVVASKRARQINDETRIEVSQRLEPVLMKETDEDSGTNQDKLNLSLEFEKRIKPTIQAVDELISKKLSFRYKGLK, from the coding sequence ATGGCAATAACAACAGTTGATTTAGACAAATTCGAGAAAAGTGCCGAAAATATTTACGAAGCTACAGTAGTAGCTTCAAAAAGGGCAAGACAAATCAATGACGAAACCAGGATTGAAGTAAGCCAGAGACTTGAGCCTGTACTTATGAAAGAAACAGATGAAGATTCAGGAACGAATCAGGACAAGCTTAACTTATCTCTTGAGTTTGAAAAAAGGATTAAACCTACAATTCAGGCAGTTGATGAACTGATAAGTAAAAAGCTGAGCTTCAGGTACAAAGGACTAAAGTAA
- a CDS encoding uracil-DNA glycosylase, whose amino-acid sequence MKRKLLEDSINYLKYVQGEKEIHIPRELLKEYDLEVPDEDTDVEELKIKIAVHNHETEYKEKVESENIVREGSPMTLLREEWMDVKKISELDSLINKCIKCNLCETRKNFVFGTGSPNADVMVIGEAPGADEDEKGEPFVGRAGKLLTDILKAINFSREEVFICNILKCRPPENRNPTPEEILKCEPYLLKQIELIKPKLILCVGTFAGQTMLRVKETLGRMRGKIYKLTFGDIKVKAMVTYHPAALLRNPNWKKPTWEDVQLFRKEYDKEKNNTG is encoded by the coding sequence TTGAAAAGAAAATTATTAGAAGATAGTATAAATTATTTGAAGTATGTTCAGGGCGAGAAGGAAATTCACATTCCCAGAGAATTACTAAAAGAGTATGACCTTGAAGTACCAGATGAGGATACTGATGTGGAAGAACTGAAAATAAAAATTGCTGTTCATAATCACGAGACTGAATATAAAGAAAAAGTTGAAAGTGAGAATATAGTGAGGGAAGGATCTCCGATGACATTACTGAGAGAAGAATGGATGGATGTAAAGAAAATCAGCGAACTGGATTCACTGATAAACAAATGTATAAAGTGCAATCTTTGCGAAACGAGAAAGAATTTTGTTTTTGGAACAGGTAGTCCGAATGCAGATGTGATGGTCATCGGTGAGGCACCGGGTGCAGACGAAGACGAGAAGGGAGAACCCTTTGTAGGCAGAGCTGGTAAGCTGCTGACAGATATATTAAAAGCTATTAATTTTTCAAGAGAAGAAGTTTTCATCTGCAATATTTTAAAATGCAGACCACCTGAAAACAGGAATCCGACTCCTGAGGAAATACTAAAATGCGAGCCGTATTTACTTAAACAAATCGAGCTTATAAAGCCAAAGTTAATTCTATGTGTAGGTACGTTTGCAGGACAGACGATGCTGAGGGTTAAAGAGACACTAGGAAGAATGAGGGGTAAAATCTACAAACTCACTTTTGGCGATATTAAAGTAAAGGCTATGGTAACTTACCACCCGGCTGCACTACTCAGAAATCCAAACTGGAAGAAACCGACATGGGAAGACGTACAATTATTCAGAAAAGAGTATGACAAGGAAAAAA
- the coaBC gene encoding bifunctional phosphopantothenoylcysteine decarboxylase/phosphopantothenate--cysteine ligase CoaBC has product MLKGKKIIVGISAGIAAYKINNLVRLFIKTGAEVRVIMTPSAVNFVSPLTLSVLSRNPVIINMFPEGDMSKVETVNAGTWHITNGTWADMFVLAPATANTIAKINAGISDNFLLSSILAARCPIVVVPTMDEDMYNNKVTQRNIKSLKNDGYRIMQPVEGELASGIYGMGKMPEPEQIIEFVEEQFYEKDLKGKKILVTAGPTRQPIDAVRYLSNYSSGKMGFEIAKAAYLRGAEVVLITGPSALQHRKGVTRIDVETGDDMLDAVKKNMKGITAGIMSAAVSDFKPKVVMKHKMKKEETGKEYNLELIKTTDILGYMGKNKKGYRLVGFALETDNGVENAKKKMKNKNLDMIVLNNPNVEGAGFGTDTNVATLINKTTVKELAKMTKFELANEILDSLFGKR; this is encoded by the coding sequence TTGTTAAAGGGAAAGAAAATAATAGTCGGCATTAGTGCTGGTATAGCAGCATACAAGATAAACAATCTGGTTAGACTTTTCATTAAAACCGGTGCGGAAGTACGAGTGATAATGACACCATCAGCAGTAAATTTTGTTTCGCCTTTAACTCTTTCAGTACTTTCAAGAAATCCCGTCATAATAAATATGTTTCCAGAGGGAGACATGTCAAAAGTTGAAACAGTCAACGCAGGCACGTGGCATATAACAAACGGAACCTGGGCAGACATGTTTGTGCTTGCTCCGGCAACAGCAAACACGATTGCTAAAATAAATGCAGGAATATCTGATAACTTTTTACTTTCCTCAATACTTGCCGCAAGATGTCCCATTGTAGTAGTACCTACAATGGATGAAGACATGTATAACAACAAAGTAACTCAAAGAAATATTAAGTCACTGAAAAATGACGGTTACAGAATAATGCAACCTGTCGAAGGGGAGCTTGCGAGCGGAATATACGGAATGGGAAAAATGCCTGAGCCTGAGCAAATTATTGAATTTGTTGAAGAGCAGTTTTATGAAAAAGATTTAAAGGGAAAGAAAATACTCGTAACTGCCGGACCTACAAGACAGCCGATTGATGCGGTTCGTTACCTGTCGAATTACTCTTCGGGTAAGATGGGTTTCGAAATTGCGAAAGCAGCATATCTACGTGGAGCGGAAGTTGTGCTGATAACAGGACCATCTGCATTACAGCACAGGAAAGGTGTGACAAGAATTGATGTTGAAACAGGTGATGATATGCTTGATGCAGTAAAGAAGAATATGAAAGGGATAACTGCCGGGATAATGTCAGCTGCGGTCAGCGACTTCAAACCAAAGGTTGTGATGAAACATAAGATGAAGAAAGAGGAGACAGGAAAAGAGTATAATCTTGAGCTTATAAAGACGACTGATATTTTAGGTTATATGGGAAAGAATAAAAAAGGATACAGACTTGTTGGATTTGCTCTCGAGACAGATAATGGAGTAGAAAATGCAAAGAAGAAAATGAAGAATAAAAATCTTGATATGATAGTATTGAACAATCCGAATGTCGAGGGAGCGGGATTCGGTACGGACACTAATGTTGCAACGTTGATTAACAAGACAACGGTGAAGGAGCTGGCAAAGATGACGAAATTTGAGCTGGCGAATGAGATACTTGACAGTTTGTTTGGGAAGAGATAG